TACCCGAGAACTTCAGTGTTTCACCTTGAGTAAAGGTGTCACCGATTTGAATCGTGCCGTGGTTGTGCAAACCAATGATGTCACCAGCGTAGGCATCCTCAGCACGAGAACGGTCCCCCGCCATAAAGGTCACAGCATCCGAAATATTGACCTGTTTACCAAGGCGAACGTGGTTCATTTTCATTCCTTGGTTATAAGTGCCTGAAACGATGCGCATGAAAGCGATGCGGTCACGGTGTTTCGGATCCATATTGGCTTGGATCTTAAACACGAACCCCGTGAATTTGTCTTCGGTCGCTTCAACCTGACGCTCATTGGCCATACGCGGCAGTGGCGCAGGCGCCCATTGCGTCAGGCCATCCAGCATGTGGTCAACACCAAAGTTACCTAAAGCGGTACCAAAAAACACAGGCGTCAATTCGCCTTTGAGGAACATCTCCAGATCAAACTCGTGCGAAGCGCCCAGCACCAATTCGAGCTCTTCACGCAGTTGCTCAGCCAGATCAGCGCCAATCTCATTATCCAGCTCTGGATTATCTAGCCCTTTGATAATGCGCTCTTCTTGAATCGTGTGACCATGTCCAGTGGCGTACAAAATCGTTTCATCGCGGTGAATGTGGTAGACACCTTTGAACTCTTTACCGCAACCGATTGGCCAAGAGATAGGCGCACACGCGATACTGAGTTCGCTTTCGACTTCATCCAGCAGCTCCATCGGGTCGCGAATATCACGGTCCAATTTGTTCATGAAGGTCACGATCGGTGTATCACGTAGGCGAGTGACTTCCATCAGCTTACGCGTTCGATCTTCAACACCTTTGGCGGCATCGATCACCATCAAGCACGAGTCTACGGCGGTCAACGTACGGTAGGTATCTTCAGAGAAGTCCTCGTGTCCTGGGGTATCAAGCAGGTTGACCAAGCAGTCATTGTAAGGAAACTGCATCACAGAGGTGGTCACCGAGATACCACGCTCTTTCTCCATTTCCATCCAGTCGGATTTGGCATGCTGGCTTGAACCGCGACCTTTCACGGTACCTGCCGTCTGGATAGCACGTCCGAATAACAGGACTTTTTCTGTGATGGTGGTTTTACCCGCATCCGGGTGCGAGATAATAGCGAACGTTCTGCGCTTGGCAACTTCGCTCAAAAATGGAGCATTTGACATGAAACTGGTCTTCTTGTGTGTTCTGGACGGGGAAACGGGCGGCTATCGCTTTTGCTCAATAACCCTTGCAGATAGGAATCTGCGACGCCCCTTCCTAAGGTAGATTCAATTTTGCGCGGTATTCTCGCTTATTATTCGCCAATCGGCAACTCTGGACAGCAAAGAGCCATGTGCTCAACAGATAATCGACGGCCTGCGAGCAGGCAAAATCCCATCACAATGGCACAACTTTTCACATCTATGTGTAGCAACACAAACCATTTTATCTCGTTCAAGTATTTTGGGTTACTTGGCTATATGTTCTATAACTATAGGAGTAAGAAGGATTGGTTGACGGTATGCTAAAAAATAAAAAAGTACATTCTTTAGCTTTTAAGCAGGCAAGAACCGTGTTTCTGGTTTCGGTTGTGCTCGGCCTGTGTTTTAGCTTGTACCATATCCTGATTGATCTCCATCAGGAGCAACGGCGCATCGAAGAACACTATCAGTTTAAGTTGATGCAAAATTACTCCAACGCCAGCCAAGCGGCATACCACTTAAACCACTTGCTCGCGGAGCAAGTCGCCTCCAGTTTGATGATGGATAACGCCGTCTACAGTGTCGCAATTGTCGACGATTTCGGTGATGTTCTCACGCAAAAAAACAGGCCGATTGAAGCTCAAGATATGATCACGCAACTGCTCTCCACCATCTTGACGCCAGCCTCACCGTTTTACAAAACGGAGCTCCACCAGCCCAACTCAAACGTAGTGGTTGGCACGCTCAGCTTTTCCGTCAATGGCTCCAGCATTGCCGAAGCGTTTATCAACAAATCGAGCCGCATCCTGTTATTTGATTTGTTTCGCAATATTCTATTGACCACCATTTTGTTGGCTTTTTTCTATATGAAGCTCTCCAAACCGATTATTACTTTAAACAATTGGGTGAACTCGCTGCAAAACCGCAAGACAGCCATCGAACTTCCTCCTCGCAACAGTAATGACGAGCTAGGCCGTTTGGCGCTCTCTTTTCACAATTTATGGCAAGCGCGCGCGGCGGCGGAAAGCCAGTTAAACCAACTGGCGTACTACGACACCTTAACTGGCCTCGCCAACCGTAGTCTGCTGTTGAAAACGCTCAATGATAGCCTGAATGAAGCGCTGCGAAACAACAGTAGTGGGGTTTTGTTTTACATGGACTTGGATCGATTTAAAACCATCAACGATTCACTCGGCCACACCATCGGCGACAATTTAATGCGGGCCATCGCC
The Vibrio navarrensis DNA segment above includes these coding regions:
- the prfC gene encoding peptide chain release factor 3, which encodes MSNAPFLSEVAKRRTFAIISHPDAGKTTITEKVLLFGRAIQTAGTVKGRGSSQHAKSDWMEMEKERGISVTTSVMQFPYNDCLVNLLDTPGHEDFSEDTYRTLTAVDSCLMVIDAAKGVEDRTRKLMEVTRLRDTPIVTFMNKLDRDIRDPMELLDEVESELSIACAPISWPIGCGKEFKGVYHIHRDETILYATGHGHTIQEERIIKGLDNPELDNEIGADLAEQLREELELVLGASHEFDLEMFLKGELTPVFFGTALGNFGVDHMLDGLTQWAPAPLPRMANERQVEATEDKFTGFVFKIQANMDPKHRDRIAFMRIVSGTYNQGMKMNHVRLGKQVNISDAVTFMAGDRSRAEDAYAGDIIGLHNHGTIQIGDTFTQGETLKFSGIPNFAPELFRRIRLRDPLKQKQLLKGLVQLSEEGAVQVFRPRQNNDLIVGAVGVLQFDVVVARLKSEYNVEAIYEGVNVATARWVECADAKKLDEFQRKNQANLALDGGDNLTYIAPTMVNLNLAKERFPEVEFRATREH